A genomic region of Pongo pygmaeus isolate AG05252 chromosome 7, NHGRI_mPonPyg2-v2.0_pri, whole genome shotgun sequence contains the following coding sequences:
- the LOC129042574 gene encoding carbonic anhydrase 1 isoform X2, translated as MMTKMLHVAHWNSAKYSSLAEAVSKADGLAVIGVLMKVGEANPKLQKVLDALQAIKTKGKRAPFTNFDPSTLLPSSLDFWTYPGSLTHPPLYESVTWIIFKESISVSSEQLAQFRSLLSNVEGDNAVPIQHNNRPTQPLKGRTVRASF; from the exons CTTCACGTAGCTCACTGGAATTCTGCAAAGTACTCCAGCCTTGCTGAAGCTGTCTCAAAGGCTGATGGTTTGGCAGTTATTGGTGTTTTGATGAAG GTTGGTGAGGCCAACCCAAAGCTGCAGAAAGTACTTGATGCCCTCCAAGCAATTAAAACCAAG GGCAAACGAGCCCCATTCACAAATTTTGACCCCTCTACTCTCCTTCCTTCATCCCTGGATTTCTGGACCTACCCTGGCTCTCTGACTCATCCTCCTCTTTATGAGAGTGTAACTTGGATCATCTTTAAGGAGAGCATCAGTGTCAGCTCAGAGCAG CTGGCACAATTCCGCAGTCTTCTATCAAATGTTGAAGGTGATAATGCTGTCCCCATTCAGCACAACAACCGCCCAACCCAACCTCTGAAGGGCAGAACAGTGAGAGCTTCATTTTGA
- the LOC129042574 gene encoding carbonic anhydrase 1 isoform X1 — protein MASPDWGYDDKNGPEQWSKLYPIANGNNQSPVDIKTSEAKHDTSLKPISVSYNPATAKEIINVGHSFHVNFEDNDNRSVLKGGSLSDSYRLFQFHFHWGSTNEHGSEHTVDGVKYSAELHVAHWNSAKYSSLAEAVSKADGLAVIGVLMKVGEANPKLQKVLDALQAIKTKGKRAPFTNFDPSTLLPSSLDFWTYPGSLTHPPLYESVTWIIFKESISVSSEQLAQFRSLLSNVEGDNAVPIQHNNRPTQPLKGRTVRASF, from the exons GTCCTGAACAATGGAGCAAGCTGTATCCCATTGCCAATGGAAATAACCAGTCCCCTGTTGACATTAAAACCAGTGAAGCCAAACATGACACCTCTCTGAAACCTATTAGTGTCTCCTACAACCCAGCCACAGCCAAAGAAATTATCAATGTGGGACATTCCTTCCATGTAAATTTTGAGGACAACGATAACCGATCAG TGCTGAAAGGTGGATCTCTCTCCGACAGCTATAGGctttttcagttccattttcACTGGGGCAGTACAAATGAGCATGGTTCAGAACATACAGTGGATGGAGTCAAATATTCTGCCGAG CTTCACGTAGCTCACTGGAATTCTGCAAAGTACTCCAGCCTTGCTGAAGCTGTCTCAAAGGCTGATGGTTTGGCAGTTATTGGTGTTTTGATGAAG GTTGGTGAGGCCAACCCAAAGCTGCAGAAAGTACTTGATGCCCTCCAAGCAATTAAAACCAAG GGCAAACGAGCCCCATTCACAAATTTTGACCCCTCTACTCTCCTTCCTTCATCCCTGGATTTCTGGACCTACCCTGGCTCTCTGACTCATCCTCCTCTTTATGAGAGTGTAACTTGGATCATCTTTAAGGAGAGCATCAGTGTCAGCTCAGAGCAG CTGGCACAATTCCGCAGTCTTCTATCAAATGTTGAAGGTGATAATGCTGTCCCCATTCAGCACAACAACCGCCCAACCCAACCTCTGAAGGGCAGAACAGTGAGAGCTTCATTTTGA